The DNA window ACACCAGGGCCTTTTCGCGCTCTAACGCAGGCCAGCCCGCGCCCGTTCGCAAGAGATAGCGCTTGGCCGCGCCCGCGCGTTCGGGCTCTGCAATTCCGGGCAACATCTGCAGCAGCTTGTGCAGGGCAAGCCCGCGCAGCACCGCAAAACCAGGCTCGGCATCGGCGTCCAGCACCGGCGACGCCTTGTCGACCACGGCTTCCTTGCCCTCGTCGATCAGCGCCGAGGCGCCGGATGGCGACAGCGGACGCGGCAAATCCTCGAAAGGCGGCAGGGGCCGGAACAGGGTCGCCGGCAAGGGCCCGAAAGCGTCGGCCTGCCGTACCTGCTCAGCGGAACTTGGCGCGACGGGCGGCAGCTTCGTCACATGGAAACGATGCACCGGCTCACCGCCGGCGGGATGCGGACGTTGTTCGCTCTCCGGAGCGCCGAGCAGCGCACGGCTTACGATCGAGTGCCAGGTGCCGGCGTTCGGCGCCCGCTTGCCGTGATAGCCGCAGACGATCAACCGGTCCTCAGCACGGGTCATGCCGACATAAAGCAGCCTTCGGTATTCGTCATCGGCGAGTTCTCGTGCCCGCGCTGCCGCAGCTTTGGAAAAGCCGTTGGCGACATCGCTGGCCGAGCGCCAGAGATAGCCCTTGCCGTCCCAGTTTGCGCCGGAGCCGTCGAAGGGCATCAGGCGCGGCAGATGCTGGTCGCTGAACGGGGCGGAACCGCCATCGACCAGGAACACGACCGGCGCTTCGAGGCCCTTGGCGGCGTGCACGGTCATGACCCGGACCTCGTCGCGGGTCTGGTCCATCTCGCGCTTGATCTCGGGACCGGCGTTTTCCAGCGTCGACAGGAAAGCTTCCAGTCCCGGCAGGCCGGTTCGCTCTTCGGCAAGGCAGAAACTGAGGAACTCGTCGAGAATGTCGCCGGCTTCGGGCCCGAGCCGCGCGATCATCTTGCGGCGCACGCCATCACGCGCCAGCAGGGCGGCATAGAACTCGAACACCGGCTTGAACGCGGCCTCATTCGTCCAGCTATCGAGCCGGGCGACGGCCGCCGCCAGTCGCTCACTGTCGCCGGCGTGGGCGCGCAGCGATGCGATCAACGACAACCCGGCCGGCCTCTCCGCTGCAAGCGTGAAGAGCGTCTCTTCCGGCAGATCGAAGATCGGACTGCGCAGCACCGCGGCGAGCGACAAATCGTCCTGCGGCTGGATGAGCAAATGACCGAGCGCGATCAGGTCCTTGACGGCGATGTGTCCGGGCAGGCTCAACCGGTCAGCGCCGGCAACGGGAATGTCGCGGCGTTTCAAGGCACGGGTGAGCGCATGGACGAAGCGATCGCGCTTGCGCACCAGCACCAGCACGTCGCCCGGCCGCAGCCGCTTGCCACGGCCTTCTATGATCTCGCCACTGCCGATCCAGCCTGCAATGGTGGCGGCGACATTCTCAGCCACGCGCACCGCCGGCGCATGCGCATGGTCGATGGCTTGCGTCCAGTCGTCGGGCTCATCGACGACATCGGCGCCGACCGAGGGCCACACCTCGACATAGCCCGGTGCGTCGGTGCGAATCGCCTGGTGGCGCAGCGGATCGGGATCATGGCTGATGCCGCGCCGCACGCTTGCGTCGGCGAAGACGCGGTCGACCGCGGTCAGAACATCGTCGGTCGAGCGGAACGACCAGGTCAGCTTGAGGTCGGCGAAGGACGCCTCGGCGTCGCGCACTCGACCCGCAAACAGAAGCCGGCTGTCAGCGAAGGAGTCCGGGGCGGCGCCCTGGAACGAATAGATCGACTGCTTCTCGTCACCGACGGCGAAGACCGTGCGATGGACCCTGTCTCGGGCGCCAAAGCCGGCAAAGAATTCTTCCGCCAGGCGTTTCACCACTTCCCATTGATCGGGGCTGGTGTCCTGCGCCTCGTCGAGCAGGATGTGATCGATGCCCTGGTCGAGCTTGTATTGCACCCAGGGGCCGGCATCGGGCCGCGCCAGAAGGTTGACGGTGCGGGTGATCAGGTCGTTGAAGTCGAGAAAGCCGCGGCTGCGCTTCAGCACTTCGTAACGGGCGATCAGCCAGTCGGCGACGGTCAGTGCGGCGCGCGTGCCTTCCAGCATCCGAAACAGGGCCAGCCGGTCAACTGTTTCGATGATGGCTTTGGTCGCCGAGAGATAGCGCTCCGCCAGATCCGGCAGTCGGTCGACCAGGGCCTTCTTGAAGGCCTTTGCCGGGTCATAGGCATCGCCATCGGTCTTGAGGAAGGCTCTCGCCAGCAGTTGCAAGCGGCGAATGGGGTCGCCCTCGGCAAAAGCCTGGCGCGCATAGGGCAGGATATTGTTCAGCACCGATCTGGCGTCAGCGGCTTCTGCGGCCTGGGCGAAGCCGGCAAAATAGTCGGGCAGGAAGCCCGGCAACGGCCACACCGAAGCCGCTATGCCTTCGGCGGTCTGGCCGGGGCGAAAATCGAACTCATCGAACAAGGCCTGGAAACGCGTGCCGTCACGTCCGGCGGCGTCGATGAAATGGCGCAGGCCGTCGCGCTTGCGCACGATCTCGCCCAGCAAGGCATCGAGCCCGGCTTCGCCGCCACGGTCGAGAATGGCGGCAAAGGCCTCGGCCAGATCCGCGTCGCCGGCGGCTGTGCCGGAGATCATGTCGCGGCGCGCGGCGGCAAACAGCGACGCCTCCATCTGGCCGTCGAGCATCTCGAAATGGGCCGGGATGTTGGCTTCCAGCGGGAACTGGTGCAGCACCGATTCGCAGAAGGCGTGGATGGTCTGGATCTTCAGCCCGCCGGGTGTTTCCAGCGCCTCGGCAAAAAGGCGTCGCGCCCGGCGCATGGTCTCGAGATCGGGCCGGCGGCCTTCCAGCGCCTCGACCTTCGACGCCAGATCCGCGTCACCGAGCGTAGTCCATTCCGACAGTGTCGAAAAAACCCGGTTCGACATATTGGCGGCAGCGGCGCGCGTATAGGTCAGGCACAGTATCTTCGACGGATCGGTGCCACGCAGCAGCAGCCGGATGACGCGCTGGGCCAGCACATGGGTCTTGCCGGAGCCAGCGTTCGCCGACACCCAGGCGGAATTGCCGGGATCGGCGGCGCGGGCCTGGCTGGTCGCGGTGTCGCTGGGTATGGGATAGGCTTTCTTCATGCCTCCCCTCCCTCGTCACCGGCATCGCCGCCCGCCGACCATTCGAGCACGCGGGCGAGATGGTCGTAGTCGCCATCGGTCTCGCCTTCGCGAAACGGCAGCGCGCGCGACAGATATCCGGTCGCCGGGTCGGCATAGTGGATCAGAAGCTTTTCCAGCCGCGCCCAGGCCTCTTCGGCAAGATCGGTCGCGGTTCGCGGCTGGCGGTTGTGTTCGAGGATGGATTCCTCGAACACCTCGCCATTCGGCTTCAAGCGCACAAAAGCCAGCTGCGACGGTTCCCGCGCGCCCAGATCCTTGAAGGCGCCACGCCTGAGCAGCGCACCCTCCAGCGCCAGTTGCGGCGCCAGCAGCGTGTGCGCCTGCGCCTTGGACGGCGAGGAGCCCGTCTTGTAATCCAGTATGTCGGCCATGCCGCCGGCCAGCAGGTCGACCCGGTCGGCGTAGCCGGACAGCGTCACGCCGGATTGGCCGACGACGGTCTTGCCGGCGCGCTCCTCGGCATGCCGGCGGATCACCGCGTCGGCGCGCGTGCGCTCCCACTCGATGATGTTGGCGGCGAGTTTTTCGAAACGCGGCCACCACACCGCCTCGACATCGGTCGGAAGTGAAGCTTCGGCAAAACAGGCGCGACCAGCGGCGATAAGGCCGGCAAGCGCATCGAGTGCACGTGGATCGGCGATACGTGCCGAAAACAGGTGCAGGATGGCGTGAAACAGCGTGCCGCGCTCGGCGGCTCCGGGATCGCGAATAACCGGATCGAGCGGCATCAGACCAAGGATCCGTCTGGCATAGACGGCGTAGGGATCCCGGCGCAGGGTCTCGATCTCGGTGACCGAGAAATGGCTCGGCCGGACGGACAGCGGCGGTTTCGGCTGCGGTCGCGGCGCGAAATCCTGTCTTGGCCCGGTATCCAGCGCACGTGCCCAGGCGAGCAATTCGTCGCCGCGCCGGCGCAGCGCCGCCGCGTGGTCGTTGCCGATGAAGGTGAGCAGCCGCTGCAGCCAGCGTGACGGCACGGCGGGGGCGTCGCCGGCGCGTGCCGAGCGGGCCAGCACCACCTTCCTGGCGCCCATCGCCATCTGGAAATCATGCGCGGCAAGGCCGATACGCCGCTCGGGCGGCTCGAGGTCGATGCCGGTCTTCATCAGCCGCGACATGAAGCGGTCGCTCTCGGGCTTGCGTGGCCATACGCCCTCGTTGAGCCCCCCGATGACCAGCGTATCGACCGTCTGCAACCGCGCTTCCAGCGCGCCCCAGATGGCGATGTTCCGGTCGGTACCTTGCCCCGGCTTGACCGTTTCGGCCGCGATCAGCGCCGCCATGACGTCGGGCCACTCGCTCGCCGCGAACGACAAGGGCGCCGAAGCCGCGACCAGTCCGCGCAGCAATTCGGCAAGCTTTTCCCCGGCGTCACCGGCATAGAGTTCGCCAAGGCCGCCATCCGCCGTGCGGCCGAGATTTTCGAACGCGACGACGCTGGCCCCGACCAGCGCGGCAAGGTCGGCGTCCGCCTGGCCACGGAAAGCCGCGAGCGGCGCCAGCGCTTGCTTGAGACGTTCTAGCGAATTCCGCGCGTTTTCGATGGAGCGCATGCTCAACCGGGAAAACCAGAAGGGCGGCCGGCTGCCGCTGCCGAGACCGGTGAGGCGGGCCTCGAACAGTTCCGGCAGCGAAACGATGTCGGGGCGGCCTGTGCCGCCGCGCAGCGCCACCAGTTCGACCAGTTCCGCCGCGTGGCGCATATCAGCCCGTTCGAGACCGAGGCCAAGCAGCGGATGCTTGAGCAGCGACAGCAGGCCAACCGGATCGCCTGGCCGGAACACCGCTTCGAGCGCCAGGCTAAGCAGGCTGGCCGCCGGGGTGTTGGCGAGCGGCGTGCCACCGGAGTCGTCGGCGACGACGCCGAAGCGCTGGAGCTCGATCGAGACGCGCCGCGCCAGTGCGCGGTCGCCGGTGACGAGAGCCGCCCTTTGGCCGGGTTGCTCGACCGCGCGCTTGAGCGCGACGGCGATGGCAACGGCTTCATCGCGTTCACTGGCAGCTTCGAGCAAGGTCACCTCGGCGAAGGCGTCGGCAATGTCGGATGCCAGGAAACCGGCACGTGTCTCGGCCCAGAGTTCGGTGGTTTCGGCCGGCCGTAGTGCTTCGCCGACAAGGGCGGCGCGAAGCGCCAGTTGCGGTTCGCCGGCGCCGATCTCCTCAACATCGCCGCGCAGCACGCCGATCTTGCCGATCAGCCTGGCGAGGCCATATTGCGGGTGGCCGAGCACGGCCGGACGTGCCCCGGGCGCGGCGATTGCCTGGAACGACGCTTCGTCCAGCGTCCGGTCGAGGCCGGGCAGCACGATGGCGCCGCCGGGCAACCGCGCGATCGCGGCAAGCAGTTCGGCCGTGGCAGGGATCGAGCCGGTCGAGCCCGCGGCGATGACCGGCCCGGCGGGCGGATTGCGCTGCAGCCGCGCCGCCTCGGCGCGGATCAGCGCGCTGCGATGCGCGGCGGGATTGGAGCGGTCGCTCTCTTCAAGGAATTTCGGCCAGGCGTCGGTGACGATACCCAGGAATTCGAGCGTCACCTGCCACCAGCCGGCAAGGTTGCCGGTCACCAGACCGGTGAGCTTGGCCCAGTCCGTGCCTTCCGTTTCGATCTCGTCCATCAGCCGGGCGAGATCGCGCGCCAGCCAGATCGCGTCGGCGGTGGAGGCCGGGATGACGATCTCCTCAGCAAAAAGGGCGGCGACATGTGCCGGGAGCCGGCGTTTCCAGGCGCGCACCAGCGGCGTCAGCAGCAACAGGCGTTCGATCGCCGCGATCGGCGGCGCGAGATCGATGGCCGCCGATACCTCGGTCTCGAACGCGGCCTCATCCTCATCGAACTCGCCGAGCGGCCGGACGACCGGCAGGATCGCCGACCCGCCGCCGCCGCGCGCCGCCAGGCTGTCGACGAAGACACCCCGCAGAGCGCGCGCAGCACGGCGCGTCGGCACATAGATGGTGACATCGGCCAAAGCGAGCGGGTCGCCGTCGAAGCGAAAGCCCGGAACGAGGCGGCCGGCAAGCAGCGCCTCGGCAAGCGTCGGCAGAAACGGCGCTCCGGGGGGAATTGAGAAAACGCGGCTTGAGCCGCTCATTGCGACTCGGTCAGCGCGCCGGCGACCGCGGCTTCCGCGAGCGCAATGGCATCGGGCGTGCCGACGGTGATCCAGTGGCCATGCATCGGCATGCCGAACAGCCGCCCTGCGGCAATGGCCCTATCGAAATAGGCGTTGAGCGAGTGCGGCCCGGCCGGTGCACCCTTGAACAGGCGCGGATGGACGATCGCTGCCCCGGCATAGATCAGGCCCGCCGTATCCCCCCTTTGAGCGCCGCAAGCCGCCATCCGGCGCCACCAGGAAATCGGTGCTGCCGCAGTGTCCGGTCGCCTGATGGAGATCCGCCAGCATCAGCAGAATATCCATTTTCGCCGCGTCCCATGCAAGGGCGAGGCGGCCGAGATTGAGGGGACCGTCGTCGATCCAGAAAGTGTCGGCGTTGAGGATGTAGAAGGGTTGCTCGCCCAATTCCGGCAACGCCTTGACGATGCCGCCGGCGGAATCGAGCAATTGTTCGCTCTCATCGGAAATGACGATCCGTGGCGCGCGGCGGGCAGCGACATGGGCGACGATCTGTTCGGGAAAATAATGGACGTTGACCACGGCCTTGGCGACACCGGCGGCGGCCAGGCTGTCCAGGCTCCAGTCGAGCAACGTCTTGCCGGCGATCTGGACCAGCGGCTTGGGAATGGTGTCGGTGATCGGCCGCATGCGTTTGCCGAGCCCGGCTGCGAGTACGATTGCCGTGTCCGGTCTTGCTGTCACAGCGCTCGCTCCTCCAGCAAACCGTTGGCGTCGTAGAACTCGCGCAGGCTTGCCAACGCCGGATGAGACAAGGCCCGGCGCAGATAGTCGCGAATGCGCGGCAGGTGTTTTAGATAATAGGGTTTGCCGTCGCGTTTTTCGAGGCGGACGAAGATGCCGAGGATCTTGGAGTTCCGCTGCGCCGCCATGATGGCGTAGGATTCCAGGAAGCTTGCTTCGTCGAAAGCACCGGCTGCGTGGCGCGCGGCGACATAGGCATCGAGCGTCTTTCTCTCGATCTCGGGCGACATCGTCACGCGAGCGTCCATCGCGAGCGAGGCGACGTCATAGGCGGACGGGCCGATCAGCGCATCCTGGAAATCGACGATGCCCAATCGATCGTGGCCGGCGCGATCGCCGCGCCAGATGATGTTGGGCGAATGGAAGTCGCGCAGCATCAGCGTGTACTCGCGGCCTTGCAGCCGATCGAGGAGCGCGTTCCATTGCTTGTGGTAACCGGCGCGCAAGCTGTCGCTTGCCGGGCTGCCCGATATCGCCGGCACGTACCAGTCGACCAGCAGCTCGGCTTCGATCATCATGGCGTCGCGGTCGAAAGGCGGCACATCGTGGAAGCCGCCTTGCCCTGTTTCCAGGCGCTGCGGCCAGGTTCTGCCATGCATCATGGCCAGCAGCTCTGCCGCCGCCGCGTAGCGCTCGGCCAGCGGCTGGCCATCGCTGCCGAGGAACCCATCCGAACCAAGATGTTCGAGCAACAGGAAGCCCTGCTCCTGGTCCTCGGCATGGATTTCCGGAACGCTGACGCCGCCAGCTTTCAAGGCGCGGTCGATGGCGACGAAGGCGGAGACCGACTGGGCGGTGTGCGCGATCTCGGCATAGGGCCTGCCGTCGCGAACCGGCGGGCCGAGCACCAGCCGTGGCGAGTTCATCAACACTTGCGGCTTCTGGTCCGGCAGCGAAACGATCTCATAGGAGCGGGCCGAAGCATCGCCGATGAAATGGCGGCGCTGCGCTTCCCCCAGCCTGCATCTTCGAGAAAGTCACGCATGGCCAGTGACCGTGCCGCCCGATCGAAGGCAGCGCCCTGCCCCGACAATCTGGCCAACCGGCCGT is part of the Mesorhizobium loti genome and encodes:
- the addA gene encoding double-strand break repair helicase AddA, with product MKKAYPIPSDTATSQARAADPGNSAWVSANAGSGKTHVLAQRVIRLLLRGTDPSKILCLTYTRAAAANMSNRVFSTLSEWTTLGDADLASKVEALEGRRPDLETMRRARRLFAEALETPGGLKIQTIHAFCESVLHQFPLEANIPAHFEMLDGQMEASLFAAARRDMISGTAAGDADLAEAFAAILDRGGEAGLDALLGEIVRKRDGLRHFIDAAGRDGTRFQALFDEFDFRPGQTAEGIAASVWPLPGFLPDYFAGFAQAAEAADARSVLNNILPYARQAFAEGDPIRRLQLLARAFLKTDGDAYDPAKAFKKALVDRLPDLAERYLSATKAIIETVDRLALFRMLEGTRAALTVADWLIARYEVLKRSRGFLDFNDLITRTVNLLARPDAGPWVQYKLDQGIDHILLDEAQDTSPDQWEVVKRLAEEFFAGFGARDRVHRTVFAVGDEKQSIYSFQGAAPDSFADSRLLFAGRVRDAEASFADLKLTWSFRSTDDVLTAVDRVFADASVRRGISHDPDPLRHQAIRTDAPGYVEVWPSVGADVVDEPDDWTQAIDHAHAPAVRVAENVAATIAGWIGSGEIIEGRGKRLRPGDVLVLVRKRDRFVHALTRALKRRDIPVAGADRLSLPGHIAVKDLIALGHLLIQPQDDLSLAAVLRSPIFDLPEETLFTLAAERPAGLSLIASLRAHAGDSERLAAAVARLDSWTNEAAFKPVFEFYAALLARDGVRRKMIARLGPEAGDILDEFLSFCLAEERTGLPGLEAFLSTLENAGPEIKREMDQTRDEVRVMTVHAAKGLEAPVVFLVDGGSAPFSDQHLPRLMPFDGSGANWDGKGYLWRSASDVANGFSKAAAARARELADDEYRRLLYVGMTRAEDRLIVCGYHGKRAPNAGTWHSIVSRALLGAPESEQRPHPAGGEPVHRFHVTKLPPVAPSSAEQVRQADAFGPLPATLFRPLPPFEDLPRPLSPSGASALIDEGKEAVVDKASPVLDADAEPGFAVLRGLALHKLLQMLPGIAEPERAGAAKRYLLRTGAGWPALEREKALVSVTSILADPGFGQLFAPSSRAEVAIMGSLEVKGKKRSISGKIDRLAVTSDSVSIVDYKTNRPAPATLAEVPPAYLLQLALYRSLLQPLYPGRSVKAALLFTEAPRLIELPASAMDDALARLTRA
- the addB gene encoding double-strand break repair protein AddB — its product is MSGSSRVFSIPPGAPFLPTLAEALLAGRLVPGFRFDGDPLALADVTIYVPTRRAARALRGVFVDSLAARGGGGSAILPVVRPLGEFDEDEAAFETEVSAAIDLAPPIAAIERLLLLTPLVRAWKRRLPAHVAALFAEEIVIPASTADAIWLARDLARLMDEIETEGTDWAKLTGLVTGNLAGWWQVTLEFLGIVTDAWPKFLEESDRSNPAAHRSALIRAEAARLQRNPPAGPVIAAGSTGSIPATAELLAAIARLPGGAIVLPGLDRTLDEASFQAIAAPGARPAVLGHPQYGLARLIGKIGVLRGDVEEIGAGEPQLALRAALVGEALRPAETTELWAETRAGFLASDIADAFAEVTLLEAASERDEAVAIAVALKRAVEQPGQRAALVTGDRALARRVSIELQRFGVVADDSGGTPLANTPAASLLSLALEAVFRPGDPVGLLSLLKHPLLGLGLERADMRHAAELVELVALRGGTGRPDIVSLPELFEARLTGLGSGSRPPFWFSRLSMRSIENARNSLERLKQALAPLAAFRGQADADLAALVGASVVAFENLGRTADGGLGELYAGDAGEKLAELLRGLVAASAPLSFAASEWPDVMAALIAAETVKPGQGTDRNIAIWGALEARLQTVDTLVIGGLNEGVWPRKPESDRFMSRLMKTGIDLEPPERRIGLAAHDFQMAMGARKVVLARSARAGDAPAVPSRWLQRLLTFIGNDHAAALRRRGDELLAWARALDTGPRQDFAPRPQPKPPLSVRPSHFSVTEIETLRRDPYAVYARRILGLMPLDPVIRDPGAAERGTLFHAILHLFSARIADPRALDALAGLIAAGRACFAEASLPTDVEAVWWPRFEKLAANIIEWERTRADAVIRRHAEERAGKTVVGQSGVTLSGYADRVDLLAGGMADILDYKTGSSPSKAQAHTLLAPQLALEGALLRRGAFKDLGAREPSQLAFVRLKPNGEVFEESILEHNRQPRTATDLAEEAWARLEKLLIHYADPATGYLSRALPFREGETDGDYDHLARVLEWSAGGDAGDEGGEA